The genomic window CGGGCACTCCCGGCTAGTCGCGCGCGGGGACGGAAGGCCGGGTCCAGGGTGTCGCCTGGGAGACGGCCTGCCTCGCCATCGCCTCGATCACCGCCAGCTTCGGCACCAGCGGCGCCGGCGAAGCCGTGCGGCTGTGCGTCAGCGACACGGCGACCAGCGCCTGCGCGAGGCGCACGGTCACCTCGACGGGATCGAGCAGGGCCAGCGGGAAGTCGGGCGCGATCTTGCGCGCCGCGGTGCTCAGCGCGCCGCTGTCGAAGCACAGCACCTCGGCGCCCTGATCGAGGCATTCCCACAGCGTGGCGCGCAGCGCATGCGGCGCATCCGGCTCGGCCGTGCGCAGCGCCGCGCAGTGGCGCTCGATGCCCCACTGGCGCTGCGCGGCGGCGGCGCGCACGGCACGTTCGCGCGTGCCGGCGATCAGCGCGAAGCGGCCACCGAGCGTGAGCGCATGCAGCGCCACGGTCTTGGCGGTGGCGAGCACGGGCAGCGCGAGCATCGAGCGCAGCGCGTTCGCGCCGCCGTCGTCGAGGGCATCGACGCACACGGCATCGAAGCCCTCTTCGGCGGCATGGCGGCCGGCCTCGAACACGGCGAGGTCCTCGAGCGCGGCGTCGACGAAGCCGCCGGCGGCACTCCAGGCGCCGCCGACGGCGCGGTAGGTTGCGTCGATGTCGGATTCGAAGGCTGGTCGCGGCGCGGCGATCGCGGGCTCGGAGAACGCGTGCGGTTGCAGGACGAGGATGCGGGTCATGGCGGGTTCGTCGAAGAAGAAGGGGTCTCAGGCCTCGGCGCGCGCGCCGGCCGCGAGCACCGCGGCGAGCCATTCGGGCCGCGGCACGGCCTGCGGCGGATAGGCGCGCGGGCTGTGGGGCGCGCGAAGCCGCACCGCGGCCTCGGCCAGTGCGTAGCTCAGCGGGCCGGGATTGACCACCGGCACCGGCAGCCGCTGCGCCAGGTGCGGATGCGCCTGGTGCATGGTCGTCGAGCCGAGGATGATCACGTCGGCCCCGTCCTCGCGCACGCATTGCAGCGCCACCTCCTCGAGCCGCGGGAACACTTCCTCCTCCTTGCCGGCCAGCAGGTTGCGGTTGTCGGGCCGCAGGTTGGCGGCGCGCACCGAGGCGCAATGCGCCTGCAGCCCCAGCTCGGCGATGGTCTTGCGGTACAGCGGCTGCCAGGCGTCCCACATGGTGAGGATCGAGAAGCGGCGCCCGAGCATCATCGCCGTGAGCATCGCGTGGCGGCCGGGGCCGATCACGGGAATGGTGAGCGCGGCGCGCAGCGCGGTCATGCCGGTGTCGCTCATGGTGTCGATGCACACGGCATCGAAGCCCTCGCGCTCGGCGCCCAGGCCCACCTCGAGGATCGACAGCTCGGCGATCACCGAGTCGTGCCCGCTCACGTAGTTGGAGGGCGCGACCTTGGTCGTGCGGTACTCGAGCGTGGTGCCGCTCGGCAACCGAACCGCGTGCGATTGCTCGCGGCGCTGCGCGAGGTTGTGGGCGTCGAGCGGGAAGGGGACGATGACCAGGATGCGTGTCACTTGGAGACCTCGTTGTCGCGGTGGATGGCGCTCGCCGCTCAGTGCGCGGACCGGTGCTCGAGCCGGCTCAGCATCCGCACCACGGGCCACAGGATGGCCAGGTAGATCAGCGCGGCCAGCACCATCGGCGTGGCGTTGTAGGTGGCGGCGCGCGCCATGTCGGCGTTGTAGAGCAGCTCGGGCATGGCCACCACGCTCGCGAGCGAGGTGAGCTTGACGACCTCGACGATGTTGGAGACCAGGTCGGGCAGC from Variovorax paradoxus includes these protein-coding regions:
- a CDS encoding hydrogenase expression protein HupH, with product MTRILVIVPFPLDAHNLAQRREQSHAVRLPSGTTLEYRTTKVAPSNYVSGHDSVIAELSILEVGLGAEREGFDAVCIDTMSDTGMTALRAALTIPVIGPGRHAMLTAMMLGRRFSILTMWDAWQPLYRKTIAELGLQAHCASVRAANLRPDNRNLLAGKEEEVFPRLEEVALQCVREDGADVIILGSTTMHQAHPHLAQRLPVPVVNPGPLSYALAEAAVRLRAPHSPRAYPPQAVPRPEWLAAVLAAGARAEA